In Vanessa cardui chromosome 8, ilVanCard2.1, whole genome shotgun sequence, the following are encoded in one genomic region:
- the LOC124531704 gene encoding uncharacterized protein LOC124531704 has translation MASRAPEPTDESAKFLTPTLASITDSLSLLGLSPETLAISLGESLAERYLATLRPKPVERPMVPLSTCSAPRRIPVAEPSNLQLFSNDFIDYLNQIA, from the coding sequence ATGGCATCACGCGCGCCTGAACCAACCGATGAATCTGCTAAGTTCCTCACTCCGACCTTGGCGAGCATAACGGATTCGTTGTCCTTGCTCGGTCTGAGCCCCGAAACTCTCGCAATAAGCCTCGGCGAGTCACTCGCGGAACGATATCTGGCAACACTTCGGCCCAAGCCCGTGGAGAGGCCGATGGTACCTCTGAGCACGTGCAGCGCCCCGCGCCGCATCCCCGTTGCCGAGCCGTCGAACCTGCAACTGTTCTCCAACGACTTCATCGACTACCTTAACCAAATCGCGTAA